One stretch of Shewanella sp. Arc9-LZ DNA includes these proteins:
- a CDS encoding Na+/H+ antiporter NhaC family protein → MMIISYADSALSVLPPLVAITLAILTRKVLLSLGVGIVFGALLLTDFSLVGSGEYILNTASQLVWKDAGLNSWNVYILGFLIVLGMITALITVSGSARAFADWAKLRIRNKRDAKLMTMFLGCVVFIDDYFNSLVVGSISRPITDRYHISRAKLAYILDSTAAPVCVISPVSSWGAYIIALIGGILTAHGFTDSGHLSVFIQMIPMNFYAIFSLLLLLCVATFSLDVGPMRQHELNALRGNLFDESKGQPPGAVTDLPEADTGKVMGLFLPIAVLVFATVYFMVSSGADVLAAKDLPFNVLGAFENTDVSSSLFFGSVIGLIATLILAIQQKVDLSMLLKGMSVGARSMLPAIYILLFAWTISSVIGQLETGKYMASLATDNIPFAMLPAVLFLLAGITAFSTGTSWGTFGIMLPIAADMAMGSDSTMMLPMLAAVLSGAVFGDHCSPISDTTILSSTGASCHHIDHVVTQLPYALIAAFISLVGYTVLGFTGSLIAGLVCCSVLFVISIVILHFWAKK, encoded by the coding sequence ATTATGATAATAAGTTATGCCGATTCGGCACTTTCTGTTTTGCCACCACTTGTGGCTATTACTCTGGCTATTTTAACTCGTAAAGTATTGCTATCTTTAGGGGTTGGCATTGTTTTCGGCGCCTTATTACTAACCGATTTCTCATTGGTTGGCAGTGGCGAATATATTTTAAATACAGCCAGCCAGTTAGTTTGGAAAGACGCCGGACTGAACAGTTGGAATGTGTACATTTTAGGCTTTTTGATTGTGCTGGGTATGATCACAGCATTGATCACTGTCAGTGGTTCTGCTCGTGCTTTTGCTGATTGGGCTAAATTGCGTATTCGCAATAAACGTGATGCCAAGTTAATGACCATGTTTTTAGGCTGCGTAGTGTTTATTGATGATTACTTTAATAGTTTAGTCGTCGGCTCGATTTCACGTCCAATCACAGATCGCTACCATATTTCGCGTGCAAAATTAGCTTATATTCTTGATTCCACCGCTGCGCCGGTGTGTGTTATTTCTCCCGTATCTAGCTGGGGTGCATATATTATCGCCTTAATTGGCGGTATTTTAACGGCTCATGGATTTACAGATTCTGGTCATTTGAGCGTCTTTATTCAAATGATCCCAATGAACTTTTATGCCATTTTTTCGTTATTATTATTACTGTGTGTTGCAACGTTTAGCTTAGATGTTGGCCCAATGCGCCAGCATGAATTAAACGCACTGCGGGGTAACTTGTTTGATGAGTCAAAAGGCCAACCCCCTGGCGCTGTTACAGATTTACCTGAAGCCGATACCGGTAAAGTGATGGGCTTATTTTTACCTATCGCGGTATTGGTGTTTGCGACAGTGTATTTTATGGTGTCAAGTGGCGCCGATGTGTTAGCAGCAAAAGACTTACCGTTTAATGTACTCGGGGCATTTGAGAATACCGATGTTAGCTCGTCACTATTTTTTGGCTCTGTAATTGGTCTTATTGCAACACTCATTCTAGCGATTCAGCAAAAAGTTGATTTGTCTATGTTACTCAAAGGGATGTCGGTTGGTGCGCGCTCTATGTTGCCAGCCATTTACATATTGCTTTTTGCATGGACAATTTCGAGTGTGATTGGTCAGCTTGAAACCGGTAAATACATGGCAAGTTTAGCCACTGACAATATTCCGTTTGCGATGTTACCTGCAGTGTTATTCTTGTTAGCGGGTATTACTGCTTTTTCGACTGGTACAAGTTGGGGCACGTTTGGCATTATGTTGCCTATTGCCGCAGACATGGCGATGGGAAGTGACAGTACCATGATGTTACCAATGTTGGCTGCGGTGTTGTCTGGCGCGGTATTTGGCGACCATTGTTCGCCCATTTCTGACACCACTATATTGTCGTCAACCGGTGCCAGTTGTCATCATATTGATCACGTGGTTACTCAACTGCCGTATGCCTTAATTGCCGCTTTCATCAGTTTAGTCGGTTACACCGTATTAGGTTTTACTGGCTCATTAATCGCAGGGTTAGTTTGCTGTAGCGTGTTGTTTGTCATCAGCATTGTGATATTACACTTTTGGGCTAAGAAGTAA
- a CDS encoding proline--tRNA ligase: MRVSKYLLSTQKETPANAEVISHQLMLRAGMIRRNASGLYTWLPSGLRVLRKVEAIVREEMNKTGAIEILMPLVQPADLWVETGRWDKFGPELLRFQDRNNRDFVLGPTHEEVITDLVRKELSSYKQLPLTLYQVQTKFRDEVRPRFGVMRAREFLMKDAYSFHLDQETMDNTYHAMHTAYSNILTRMGLSFRPVLADTGSIGGSMSHEFHVLANSGEDLIAYSTGSDYAANIEKAESPMPTDTLATPTEAMTLVDTPNAKTIAELVEQFGLVITKTVKTLIVKGATDEAPLVALVIRGDHELNEIKADKLELVASPFEFASEAEIRAAVGAGPGSIGPVGLTMPIIVDHSVTVMSDFAAGANTEAKHYFGINWERDLPLATAADIRNVVEGEPTPDGLGTYAMARGIEVGHIFQLGTSYSKSMNATVLDENGKAQVLLMGCYGVGVSRIVAAAIEQNNDDRGITWPEAIAPFTVGILPMNMHKSHRVADIAEKLYQDLADAGVEVLMDDRKERPGVMFADMELIGLPHVVVIGDRNIDAGVFEYKNRRTGEKQDIPFDEIVAFLTNAAKG; this comes from the coding sequence ATGCGAGTTAGCAAGTACCTGCTTTCAACACAAAAAGAAACCCCTGCTAATGCAGAGGTGATTAGTCATCAGTTAATGTTACGTGCCGGTATGATCCGTCGTAATGCTTCAGGTCTCTACACTTGGCTTCCATCAGGTTTACGTGTTTTACGTAAAGTTGAAGCCATTGTTCGTGAAGAAATGAATAAAACAGGCGCTATCGAAATATTAATGCCGTTAGTTCAGCCTGCTGATTTATGGGTTGAAACGGGCCGTTGGGACAAGTTTGGTCCTGAATTATTACGTTTCCAAGACCGTAATAATCGTGACTTCGTATTGGGGCCAACCCATGAAGAAGTGATCACCGATTTAGTCCGTAAAGAATTAAGTTCTTACAAGCAACTGCCGTTAACACTTTACCAAGTACAAACTAAGTTCCGTGATGAAGTTCGTCCCCGCTTTGGTGTGATGCGCGCGCGTGAATTCTTGATGAAAGATGCCTATTCTTTCCATTTAGATCAAGAAACCATGGATAACACTTACCACGCTATGCATACCGCATACAGCAATATTCTGACTCGTATGGGATTATCATTCCGTCCTGTACTGGCTGATACTGGTTCTATCGGTGGTAGCATGTCGCATGAATTCCATGTACTGGCTAACAGTGGTGAAGACTTAATCGCTTATTCAACGGGTAGCGATTATGCCGCTAACATTGAAAAAGCCGAATCACCAATGCCAACCGACACTCTTGCCACGCCGACTGAAGCAATGACGTTAGTGGATACGCCTAACGCCAAAACGATTGCTGAGTTAGTTGAGCAATTTGGTTTAGTCATCACTAAAACGGTTAAAACCTTAATCGTAAAAGGTGCTACTGACGAAGCGCCATTAGTTGCCTTAGTTATCCGTGGCGATCACGAACTTAACGAAATTAAAGCCGACAAACTTGAATTAGTCGCATCTCCATTTGAATTTGCTTCAGAAGCAGAAATTCGTGCAGCAGTGGGTGCAGGTCCTGGTTCTATAGGACCTGTTGGCTTAACGATGCCAATTATTGTTGATCATAGTGTGACTGTGATGAGCGATTTTGCCGCGGGTGCCAACACTGAAGCTAAGCATTATTTTGGTATTAACTGGGAGCGCGATTTGCCTCTAGCGACTGCTGCGGATATCCGTAATGTGGTCGAAGGTGAACCAACGCCTGATGGCTTAGGTACGTATGCCATGGCTCGTGGTATTGAAGTCGGCCATATCTTCCAGTTGGGAACAAGTTATTCTAAATCAATGAATGCCACCGTGTTAGACGAAAACGGTAAAGCCCAAGTGTTATTGATGGGTTGTTACGGCGTAGGTGTGAGTCGTATTGTGGCTGCTGCTATTGAGCAAAACAACGATGACCGTGGCATTACCTGGCCTGAAGCGATTGCACCGTTTACTGTAGGCATTTTGCCAATGAATATGCATAAGTCACATCGTGTAGCTGACATTGCCGAAAAACTTTACCAAGACCTGGCTGATGCTGGTGTTGAAGTATTGATGGATGATCGTAAAGAGCGTCCTGGGGTTATGTTTGCCGACATGGAACTCATTGGCTTACCGCATGTTGTGGTGATTGGCGATCGCAATATTGATGCGGGTGTATTTGAATATAAAAACCGTCGTACGGGTGAGAAACAAGATATTCCATTCGATGAGATTGTGGCGTTTTTAACAAATGCAGCTAAAGGCTAG
- a CDS encoding electron transfer flavoprotein subunit alpha/FixB family protein, translating into MTILVLAEHDNVSLKTDTAKVVSAAAAIGGDIHVLVAGADCSAAVSAAQSLAGVSKVLVADAAQYGAQLAENVSKLVVDIAGDYEHILAAATSIGKDTLPRVAALLDVAQISEVIEVVSSDTFVRPIYAGNALATVQSLDAKKVMTVRSSAFDVVASTGSAEVINLSQAIDSKTEFVSQSLTESARPELGNAGIIVSGGRGMGSGENFAILEQLADKLGAAVGASRAAVDAGFVPNDLQVGQTGKIVAPNLYIAVGISGAIQHLAGMKDSKVIVAINKDPEAPIFQVADYGLVADLFEAVPALNNLV; encoded by the coding sequence ATGACCATTTTAGTATTAGCAGAACACGATAATGTCAGCCTGAAAACTGACACGGCGAAAGTAGTTAGCGCTGCAGCAGCCATTGGTGGTGATATTCATGTACTGGTTGCTGGTGCTGATTGTTCTGCTGCGGTAAGTGCAGCACAAAGTTTAGCGGGCGTGAGTAAAGTGTTAGTGGCTGATGCTGCTCAATATGGTGCTCAACTAGCTGAAAATGTATCAAAATTGGTTGTTGATATTGCCGGAGACTATGAACATATTCTGGCTGCAGCAACCAGTATAGGCAAAGATACATTGCCTCGCGTAGCAGCATTATTAGACGTTGCCCAGATTTCTGAAGTGATTGAAGTTGTAAGCAGTGACACTTTTGTACGCCCTATTTATGCGGGTAATGCGCTTGCAACAGTGCAAAGCTTAGATGCTAAGAAAGTCATGACTGTGCGCTCAAGTGCGTTTGATGTTGTAGCATCAACAGGCAGTGCTGAAGTCATCAACTTAAGCCAAGCAATTGATTCAAAAACTGAGTTTGTTTCTCAGTCACTCACTGAATCAGCCCGTCCTGAACTCGGTAATGCTGGCATTATTGTGTCTGGCGGCCGTGGTATGGGCAGCGGTGAAAACTTTGCCATTTTAGAACAACTAGCCGATAAGTTAGGCGCAGCAGTAGGTGCATCACGTGCAGCTGTAGACGCGGGCTTTGTACCTAACGACTTGCAAGTTGGCCAAACGGGTAAGATTGTCGCCCCTAACTTGTACATTGCAGTGGGTATTTCTGGCGCGATTCAACATCTTGCTGGCATGAAAGACTCAAAAGTAATTGTGGCCATTAACAAAGACCCTGAAGCCCCTATTTTTCAAGTGGCGGATTATGGTTTGGTTGCCGACTTATTTGAAGCGGTACCGGCATTGAACAACCTCGTTTAA
- a CDS encoding H-NS family nucleoid-associated regulatory protein, translating into MSDFLDILTHGRRFKAAVKELSLDDLRETAAKLEKIITERQEEEKLELEANAERNARIAEILAQIENSGLSIEDLGDVTSSVKTAKPKRAPRPPKYQITVDGELIQWTGQGRMPTVFKQQVDSGKNMSEFLIPGME; encoded by the coding sequence ATGAGTGACTTTTTAGACATATTAACCCACGGCCGTCGTTTTAAAGCTGCAGTAAAAGAATTGTCTCTTGATGATTTACGTGAAACAGCGGCGAAATTAGAAAAAATCATTACCGAACGTCAAGAAGAAGAGAAATTAGAACTTGAAGCTAATGCAGAGCGTAACGCTCGTATTGCTGAAATTCTTGCTCAAATTGAAAACAGTGGTTTATCAATTGAAGATTTAGGTGATGTGACCTCTTCTGTTAAAACAGCTAAACCTAAACGTGCACCGCGCCCACCAAAATATCAAATCACTGTTGATGGTGAATTAATTCAATGGACTGGCCAAGGTCGTATGCCTACCGTATTCAAACAACAAGTTGATAGCGGCAAAAATATGAGCGAATTCTTAATTCCTGGTATGGAATAA
- the rcsF gene encoding Rcs stress response system protein RcsF: MTFPLKYAFIASGIALLLSACASDYTFKSNLDSKAINDYFKVGDVQLYEGNDQPKGTFETLGLVEGEACQESKQDAPPQMAVARSNARRAAADMGANGFVVKSCFMITEADNSCFSRALCVGQAIKTPTEK; this comes from the coding sequence ATGACTTTTCCTCTTAAATATGCATTTATTGCCTCAGGTATAGCACTATTATTGAGCGCTTGTGCGAGTGATTATACGTTCAAAAGTAATTTAGACAGTAAAGCGATCAATGATTATTTTAAAGTCGGTGATGTACAGTTATATGAAGGAAACGATCAACCTAAAGGAACATTTGAAACTTTAGGTTTAGTGGAAGGCGAAGCCTGCCAAGAAAGCAAACAAGATGCACCACCGCAAATGGCCGTAGCACGAAGCAATGCCAGAAGAGCTGCTGCAGATATGGGTGCAAATGGTTTTGTGGTTAAAAGCTGTTTTATGATTACTGAAGCAGACAATAGTTGTTTTAGCCGTGCACTTTGTGTCGGTCAAGCCATTAAAACTCCTACAGAAAAATAA
- a CDS encoding electron transfer flavoprotein subunit beta/FixA family protein, translated as MKVLVPVKRVVDANVKVRVKADNTNVDTTNLKMALNPFCEIAVEEAVRLKEAGIATEVVVVSVGPKAVQEQLRTAMALGADRAIHIETDEELVPLSIAKLLKAVQEKEQAQLVIFGKQSIDGDNNQTGQMLAALTDMPQATFASEVKIDGDMITVTREIDGGLQTLKMPLPAIVTVDLRLNEPRYASLPNIMKAKRKPLEIMAVADLGVSLRAHQTVLSVTPPVERKAGIMVSSVEELVDKLKNEAKVI; from the coding sequence ATGAAAGTATTGGTGCCTGTTAAACGCGTAGTTGATGCCAATGTGAAAGTCAGGGTAAAAGCTGATAACACAAATGTTGATACGACCAACCTTAAAATGGCGTTAAACCCATTTTGCGAAATAGCGGTAGAAGAAGCTGTTCGCCTCAAAGAAGCTGGCATTGCCACTGAAGTTGTAGTGGTAAGTGTTGGCCCTAAAGCGGTGCAAGAACAATTAAGAACCGCAATGGCACTGGGTGCCGACCGAGCGATTCATATTGAGACCGATGAAGAGTTAGTGCCTCTTTCGATTGCTAAGCTGTTAAAGGCAGTGCAAGAAAAAGAGCAAGCACAACTCGTTATTTTTGGTAAGCAGTCAATTGACGGCGACAATAACCAAACGGGTCAAATGCTCGCAGCATTAACTGATATGCCACAAGCGACATTTGCATCAGAAGTCAAAATTGATGGTGACATGATTACGGTCACTCGTGAAATCGATGGCGGACTACAAACGCTGAAAATGCCTTTGCCTGCGATTGTGACGGTAGACTTACGTTTGAACGAACCTCGTTATGCTTCATTACCTAATATTATGAAAGCTAAACGCAAACCATTAGAGATTATGGCTGTGGCTGATCTTGGTGTGAGCTTAAGAGCACATCAAACAGTACTTAGCGTCACACCTCCTGTTGAGCGTAAAGCGGGCATCATGGTGTCTTCTGTTGAAGAGTTAGTTGATAAGTTAAAAAATGAAGCGAAGGTGATCTAA
- the tsaA gene encoding tRNA (N6-threonylcarbamoyladenosine(37)-N6)-methyltransferase TrmO, with translation MNHKSSVPFSSQLNAVAICRTPYKQKFGIPRQPGLVNAVGYIEFEPAFNHIDAVRGIEQYSHLWLLFCFHENLAQGWKTTVRPPRLGGNEKLGVFATRSTFRPNGIGQSVVKLHGVIQRKGKVCLVISGMDLLDGTPIVDIKPYIPFSDAILDAKGGIAQEAPILIPLTYTSLATEQIDHYSQQEQYQDLAALIEGVLSQDPRPAYKKAKNDPKLYQVALYDLDIFWHITAQGIEVLELKPTKVELLKD, from the coding sequence ATGAATCATAAATCTAGCGTTCCGTTTAGCAGCCAATTAAATGCTGTTGCAATATGCAGAACACCTTACAAACAAAAGTTTGGTATTCCTCGTCAGCCAGGTTTAGTCAATGCGGTAGGTTATATAGAGTTTGAACCCGCGTTTAATCATATTGATGCAGTAAGAGGAATAGAGCAATATTCACACTTATGGTTATTATTCTGTTTCCATGAAAATCTGGCTCAAGGTTGGAAAACCACCGTTCGCCCTCCTCGTTTAGGCGGCAATGAAAAACTGGGCGTTTTTGCTACACGCTCCACATTTCGTCCAAATGGTATTGGCCAATCAGTGGTAAAACTCCATGGAGTTATCCAACGTAAAGGAAAAGTGTGCTTAGTAATATCTGGAATGGATTTATTAGACGGCACGCCAATTGTCGATATTAAACCTTATATTCCTTTTTCTGATGCTATTTTAGACGCCAAAGGCGGCATAGCCCAAGAAGCCCCAATCCTCATCCCACTGACTTATACATCGTTAGCGACAGAGCAAATAGATCACTACAGCCAACAAGAGCAGTACCAAGATTTAGCCGCGCTTATTGAAGGGGTATTGTCACAAGATCCTCGTCCTGCATACAAAAAAGCCAAAAACGATCCCAAACTTTATCAAGTGGCTTTATACGACTTAGATATCTTTTGGCATATCACAGCTCAAGGTATTGAAGTGTTAGAACTCAAACCGACAAAAGTTGAACTGCTGAAGGATTAA
- a CDS encoding acyl-CoA dehydrogenase C-terminal domain-containing protein has translation MPIYQAPLRDYQFILSELLNVYQQTDLRGFDELDAELTDAILQGVADFSTDIMLPLNASGDLEGCKLVDGKVITPTGFKQAYKQYVEDGWATLTCDPEFGGQGLPEVIGTFATEMKTATNMAFAMYPGLTHGAYSAIHVHGSDALKQKYLAKLVSGEWTGTMNLTESHAGTDLALLRTKAVPAGDELFAISGEKIFISSGDHDLADNIIHLVLARLPDAPDGVKGISLFAVPKFLVNADGSLGEANKLSATGLEHKMGIHGNSTCVMHFDGAIGELVGAAHQGLKAMFTMMNQARLGVGIQGLGVSDIAYQNALVYAKERIQGRALSGVKQPEQAADSLLVHGDVRRMLLSQKSFNEGTRALMGQQALWLDQVERHTDPEKAKQANALAALFTPIVKGFVTDQGFKACVDAQQVYGGHGYINEWGMEQFVRDIRIAMIYEGTNGVQALDLVGRKLLADKGAALTLWSGMVKELIQQNAANDAMKPYLAGLMDAAGDLEKATGFIVQSASKNPDLIGAASMAYMQLFGITALAWMWTRVAATSLAALEAGTEETGFYQAKLKTAQFFMSYWGSQTRSLRKQIESSSADIVDFAEADF, from the coding sequence ATGCCAATTTACCAAGCTCCTCTTCGCGATTATCAATTCATTCTATCTGAACTGCTTAATGTCTATCAACAAACTGATTTACGTGGTTTTGATGAGTTAGATGCTGAGCTAACTGATGCGATTTTACAAGGTGTTGCCGATTTCAGCACTGACATCATGTTGCCACTCAATGCCAGTGGAGACTTAGAAGGTTGTAAACTGGTTGATGGTAAGGTCATTACCCCTACAGGGTTCAAGCAAGCTTATAAACAATACGTAGAAGATGGTTGGGCAACGTTAACTTGCGATCCTGAATTTGGTGGCCAAGGTTTACCCGAAGTTATCGGTACATTTGCAACCGAAATGAAAACAGCCACTAATATGGCGTTTGCCATGTATCCAGGCTTAACCCATGGGGCTTATTCAGCGATTCACGTTCACGGCAGCGATGCGCTAAAGCAAAAATATTTAGCCAAACTGGTCAGTGGTGAATGGACCGGCACCATGAACTTAACAGAGTCTCATGCGGGTACAGATTTAGCCTTACTGCGCACTAAAGCGGTTCCTGCTGGTGATGAACTGTTTGCTATTAGCGGTGAGAAAATTTTCATTTCGTCGGGCGATCACGACTTAGCCGACAACATCATTCATTTAGTATTAGCGCGTTTACCAGATGCACCGGACGGTGTTAAAGGTATTTCATTATTTGCTGTACCTAAGTTTTTAGTGAATGCCGATGGTAGCTTAGGCGAAGCTAACAAGCTTAGCGCAACAGGTCTTGAGCATAAAATGGGCATTCATGGTAACTCAACGTGTGTGATGCATTTTGACGGCGCAATAGGTGAGCTTGTTGGTGCTGCACATCAAGGTCTAAAAGCCATGTTTACCATGATGAACCAAGCACGTTTAGGTGTCGGTATTCAAGGTTTAGGCGTATCAGATATTGCTTATCAAAATGCTCTCGTTTATGCCAAAGAGCGTATTCAAGGCCGTGCATTAAGTGGTGTTAAGCAGCCAGAGCAAGCTGCAGACTCATTATTAGTCCACGGCGACGTGCGTCGTATGTTGTTATCACAAAAGTCGTTCAACGAAGGTACACGTGCGCTAATGGGTCAACAAGCGCTGTGGCTTGACCAAGTAGAACGTCATACCGATCCAGAAAAAGCCAAACAAGCTAATGCACTTGCTGCGTTATTTACACCGATTGTTAAAGGCTTTGTCACCGACCAAGGCTTTAAAGCTTGTGTCGATGCCCAGCAAGTCTATGGCGGCCATGGTTATATTAATGAATGGGGTATGGAGCAGTTTGTTCGTGATATCCGTATTGCAATGATTTACGAGGGCACAAATGGGGTACAAGCACTCGATTTAGTCGGCCGTAAATTACTTGCCGACAAAGGTGCAGCATTAACTTTGTGGTCAGGTATGGTGAAGGAATTAATTCAGCAAAACGCGGCTAATGACGCAATGAAACCTTATCTTGCAGGCTTAATGGATGCCGCAGGCGATCTTGAAAAAGCGACCGGTTTTATTGTGCAGTCAGCCAGTAAGAATCCTGATCTCATTGGTGCAGCGTCAATGGCCTATATGCAGTTGTTTGGAATTACCGCACTAGCATGGATGTGGACTCGCGTTGCAGCAACGTCATTAGCCGCATTAGAAGCGGGTACTGAAGAGACGGGTTTTTACCAAGCTAAACTTAAAACCGCACAATTCTTTATGAGCTATTGGGGCAGCCAAACCCGCAGCTTACGCAAACAAATTGAATCGAGTAGTGCAGATATTGTCGATTTCGCAGAAGCCGATTTTTAA
- a CDS encoding thymidine kinase, which translates to MAQLYFYYSAMNAGKSTSLLQSSYNYRERGMHTLVMTASIDNRYGVGKVSSRIGIETEAQVFGSTDNLIELISTSNDEQKIHCVLIDESQFLSKEQVRQITHVVDNLDIPVLCYGLRNDFQGELFPGSQYLLAWADKLVELKTICHCGRKANMVVRLDHDGKPMREGEQVAIGGNESYESVCRKHFREFLWD; encoded by the coding sequence TTGGCGCAACTGTACTTTTATTATTCGGCGATGAATGCCGGTAAATCAACATCATTACTGCAGTCTTCTTATAATTATCGTGAGCGCGGTATGCACACTTTAGTGATGACGGCATCGATAGACAATCGTTATGGTGTCGGCAAAGTGTCATCACGTATCGGCATCGAAACCGAAGCGCAGGTGTTCGGTAGCACTGATAATTTAATTGAGTTAATTTCGACGTCGAATGATGAGCAAAAAATTCATTGCGTATTGATTGATGAAAGTCAGTTTTTAAGTAAAGAACAAGTTAGGCAGATTACTCATGTTGTTGATAATCTGGATATTCCAGTATTGTGCTACGGTCTTCGCAATGATTTTCAAGGCGAACTATTTCCAGGCAGCCAATATTTATTAGCCTGGGCTGACAAATTGGTTGAGCTTAAAACTATCTGCCATTGTGGCCGTAAAGCTAACATGGTCGTGCGTCTTGATCATGACGGTAAACCGATGCGTGAAGGCGAGCAGGTTGCCATTGGCGGTAATGAAAGTTACGAGTCGGTTTGTCGAAAGCATTTTCGTGAGTTTTTGTGGGATTAA
- a CDS encoding DapH/DapD/GlmU-related protein: MADIDYQAQHKKRLSWMPWLYFSLKPKHLTWAKPWQDDIQQRLCQLETIHVGEQCFIAPQAQIFAEPGRDIIIGDQCMIAADVFMHGPIALGNEVAINHGCSLDGGRNGIKIGSQTRIANNVTIYAFNHGMSPSAPIYKQPATSKGVVIGQDVWIGAQAGIVDGVTIGDCAVIGMGCIVTKDVPDFAIVAGNPARVIGDRRDK, encoded by the coding sequence ATGGCAGACATAGATTACCAAGCTCAACATAAAAAACGCTTATCATGGATGCCATGGCTGTATTTTTCACTTAAACCAAAACATTTAACATGGGCAAAACCTTGGCAAGATGACATTCAACAACGGCTATGTCAGCTTGAAACCATTCATGTAGGTGAACAATGTTTTATTGCCCCACAAGCTCAGATTTTTGCCGAACCTGGTAGGGACATTATCATTGGCGATCAATGTATGATTGCCGCTGATGTGTTTATGCATGGCCCAATTGCCCTAGGCAATGAAGTGGCCATTAACCATGGCTGCAGCTTAGATGGGGGCCGTAACGGTATCAAAATTGGCAGCCAAACACGTATTGCTAACAACGTCACGATTTATGCTTTTAACCATGGTATGTCACCCAGCGCACCCATTTATAAACAACCCGCGACATCAAAAGGTGTAGTGATAGGCCAGGATGTATGGATTGGCGCTCAGGCAGGCATTGTTGACGGTGTCACCATTGGGGATTGTGCGGTGATTGGCATGGGCTGCATTGTTACAAAAGATGTACCCGATTTTGCCATTGTTGCTGGAAATCCTGCCCGAGTTATTGGCGACCGACGCGATAAATAA